Proteins encoded in a region of the Paucibacter sediminis genome:
- a CDS encoding cell envelope integrity protein TolA, with protein sequence MSALASRFHLDRDPLRPPQAPGLGRGFAFAVAAHLLLVLALSAGVHWRTQTLPTYEAELWAAVPQAAAPREQLPPEEPPAPKPQPKPEPKPAEPDPRELQAQRDAEIAIAKAEKKKKDLEQKRLAELEAERKAKELAKKEQAKKEELALKQRQAEAAAAKEAKESKQAEAKREALRQENLRRIQGMAGASGGPGATGSVLQSSGPSASYGGRIKARIRPNIIYADTPSGNPVTEVEVRVAPDGTIIGKKIIKPSGDAEWDKAVLRAIDKTETLPRDVDGRVPSLLVITFQPRE encoded by the coding sequence ATGAGCGCCCTGGCCTCACGCTTTCACCTCGACCGCGACCCGCTGCGTCCGCCGCAGGCACCGGGCCTGGGCCGCGGCTTTGCCTTTGCGGTGGCGGCCCACCTGCTGCTGGTGCTGGCCCTGAGCGCCGGCGTGCACTGGCGTACCCAGACCCTGCCCACCTACGAGGCCGAGCTCTGGGCCGCCGTGCCCCAGGCCGCCGCCCCGCGCGAGCAGTTGCCGCCCGAGGAGCCGCCAGCGCCCAAGCCTCAGCCTAAGCCAGAGCCCAAACCCGCCGAGCCCGACCCGCGCGAGCTGCAGGCGCAGCGCGATGCCGAGATCGCCATCGCCAAGGCCGAGAAAAAGAAGAAGGACCTCGAGCAGAAGCGCCTGGCCGAGCTGGAAGCCGAGCGCAAGGCCAAGGAGCTAGCCAAGAAAGAGCAGGCCAAGAAGGAAGAACTGGCCTTGAAGCAACGCCAGGCCGAGGCCGCCGCCGCCAAGGAAGCGAAGGAGTCCAAGCAGGCCGAGGCCAAGCGCGAAGCGCTGCGCCAGGAGAATCTGCGCCGCATCCAGGGCATGGCCGGTGCCTCGGGCGGGCCGGGTGCCACCGGCAGCGTGCTGCAGAGCTCGGGGCCCTCGGCCAGCTACGGCGGCCGCATCAAGGCGCGCATCCGGCCCAACATCATTTACGCGGACACGCCCAGCGGCAACCCGGTCACCGAGGTCGAAGTGCGCGTGGCCCCCGACGGCACCATCATCGGCAAGAAGATCATCAAGCCCAGCGGCGATGCCGAATGGGACAAGGCGGTGCTGCGCGCGATCGACAAGACCGAAACCCTGCCGCGCGATGTGGATGGCCGCGTGCCCTCGCTGCTGGTCATCACCTTTCAGCCCAGGGAATAA
- the tolQ gene encoding protein TolQ produces the protein MNQDLSIFSLIAHASLVVQLVIAALLLVSLASWSVIFSKLISLGRVKASNEAFETEFWSGKNLNELYSSVASKTVGAPLERIFASGMREFLKLRERRVVEPTALLDGARRAMRASFQRELDAMESNLSFLASVGSVSPYVGLFGTIWGIMHAFVGLSNLQQVTLATVAPGIAEALVATAIGLFAAIPAVLAYNRFARQIDRSAITLETFIEEFSNILQRNASQPAPAGQQGNTR, from the coding sequence ATGAACCAAGACCTGTCCATCTTCAGCCTCATTGCCCACGCCAGCCTGGTGGTGCAACTGGTGATCGCCGCGCTCTTGCTGGTCTCGCTGGCGAGCTGGAGCGTGATCTTCAGCAAGCTCATCTCGCTGGGCCGGGTGAAGGCCAGCAACGAGGCCTTCGAGACCGAGTTCTGGTCCGGCAAGAACCTCAACGAGCTCTACAGCAGCGTCGCCAGCAAGACCGTGGGCGCGCCGCTGGAGCGCATCTTCGCCTCCGGCATGCGCGAGTTCCTCAAGCTGCGCGAGCGCCGCGTGGTCGAGCCCACCGCCCTGCTCGACGGCGCCCGCCGCGCCATGCGTGCCAGTTTCCAGCGCGAGCTCGACGCGATGGAGAGCAACCTCTCCTTCCTCGCCTCGGTGGGTTCGGTCTCGCCCTATGTGGGCCTGTTCGGCACCATCTGGGGCATCATGCACGCCTTCGTGGGCCTGTCGAACCTGCAGCAGGTCACGCTCGCCACCGTGGCGCCCGGCATTGCCGAGGCCCTGGTGGCCACCGCGATCGGCCTGTTCGCCGCCATTCCCGCGGTGCTGGCCTACAACCGCTTTGCGCGCCAGATCGACCGCAGCGCCATCACGCTGGAGACCTTCATCGAGGAGTTCTCCAACATCCTGCAGCGCAACGCCAGCCAGCCGGCCCCCGCCGGCCAGCAAGGCAACACGCGCTGA
- the tolR gene encoding protein TolR: MAAIASRGRGRRRTINEINMVPFIDVMLVLLIIFMVSAPLITTGLVDLPSVGKSRQQPEHVIHVIVGADEKLKLKLDKEEPQSVQLKQLAERVKTAQGSDSNTPVVISADRSVKYEAVVKAMDVLQSAGIARVGLAVRNGPPADASKN, encoded by the coding sequence ATGGCAGCCATCGCCTCGCGCGGCCGCGGACGCCGCCGCACCATCAATGAAATCAATATGGTGCCCTTCATCGACGTGATGCTGGTGCTGCTCATCATCTTCATGGTGAGCGCGCCCCTCATCACCACCGGCCTGGTGGACCTGCCCTCGGTGGGCAAGAGCCGCCAGCAGCCCGAGCATGTGATCCACGTGATCGTGGGCGCCGATGAAAAGCTCAAGCTCAAGCTCGACAAGGAAGAGCCGCAGTCGGTGCAGCTCAAGCAACTGGCCGAGCGCGTCAAGACCGCCCAGGGCAGCGACAGCAACACCCCGGTGGTGATCTCGGCCGACCGCAGCGTCAAGTACGAGGCGGTGGTGAAGGCCATGGACGTGCTGCAGAGCGCGGGCATCGCGCGCGTGGGCCTGGCGGTGCGCAACGGCCCGCCCGCCGACGCCAGCAAGAACTGA
- the ribH gene encoding 6,7-dimethyl-8-ribityllumazine synthase gives MQGSDKGQAASLDGQNLRIGLVQARFNDKITSALAAACTQELLALGVPERHIRHITVPGALEVSIALQAMADSEHYDALVALGCIIRGETYHFELVANESGAGVTRVSLDSSIPIANAVLTVENEAQAWARTEEKGRDAARVAVEMANLMKELQ, from the coding sequence ATGCAAGGATCAGACAAGGGCCAGGCCGCCTCGCTGGACGGCCAGAACCTGCGCATCGGCCTGGTGCAGGCGCGCTTCAACGACAAGATCACCAGCGCGCTGGCCGCGGCCTGCACCCAGGAACTGCTGGCCCTGGGCGTGCCCGAGCGCCATATCCGCCACATCACCGTGCCGGGCGCGCTGGAGGTGTCCATCGCCCTGCAAGCCATGGCCGACAGCGAGCATTACGACGCGCTGGTGGCGCTGGGTTGCATCATCCGCGGTGAGACCTATCACTTCGAGTTGGTGGCCAATGAAAGCGGCGCCGGCGTGACGCGCGTCTCGCTGGACAGCAGCATCCCGATCGCGAATGCGGTGCTGACGGTCGAAAACGAAGCACAAGCCTGGGCACGCACCGAGGAAAAAGGTCGAGATGCCGCCCGTGTGGCGGTGGAGATGGCCAATTTGATGAAAGAACTGCAGTGA
- a CDS encoding pyridoxal phosphate-dependent aminotransferase gives MKLADRLRFIEPFYVMECAKAAAEIARSPACDPAQGGRRMIYLNIGEPDFAAAPAVQAAAQACITQGRTQYTPATGLPALREAVSRWYAQHFGLAIAPERIVITAGASAALQLACLALFEAGDEVLMPDPCYPCNRHFVAATDARAVLLPAGPAQRFQPSAAQIASAWNEHSRGVLLASPSNPTGTSIDPDELRAIVEVVRARGGVSIVDEIYLGLSYDERFGHSVLGLGEDVISVNSFSKYFGMTGWRLGWLVLPPALVAPIEKLTQNLFICASAVAQHAALACFEADAMAEYERRRAEFRARRDLVVPALEAMGLPVPVLPDGAFYAWADVSAYSDSSWDFCFELMHACHVALTPGRDFGPAFGERYMRLSFASSQDDLREALQRIRAYLQARA, from the coding sequence ATGAAGCTCGCGGATCGCCTGCGTTTTATTGAACCGTTCTACGTGATGGAATGCGCCAAGGCCGCCGCGGAGATCGCGCGCAGCCCGGCCTGCGACCCGGCCCAGGGCGGCCGGCGCATGATCTACCTGAACATCGGCGAGCCCGACTTCGCTGCCGCCCCGGCCGTGCAAGCGGCCGCGCAGGCCTGCATCACGCAAGGCCGCACGCAATACACGCCGGCCACCGGCCTGCCAGCGCTGCGCGAGGCCGTGTCGCGCTGGTATGCCCAGCATTTCGGTCTGGCCATTGCGCCCGAACGCATCGTCATCACCGCCGGCGCCTCGGCGGCCCTGCAGCTCGCCTGCCTGGCCCTGTTCGAGGCGGGCGACGAGGTGCTGATGCCCGACCCCTGCTACCCCTGCAACCGCCATTTCGTCGCCGCCACGGATGCGCGCGCCGTGCTGTTGCCGGCCGGGCCGGCGCAGCGCTTCCAGCCCAGCGCGGCGCAGATCGCCAGCGCCTGGAACGAGCACAGCCGCGGCGTGCTGCTGGCCTCGCCCAGCAACCCCACCGGCACCTCCATCGACCCCGATGAGCTGCGCGCCATCGTCGAGGTGGTGCGCGCGCGCGGCGGCGTCAGCATCGTCGACGAGATCTACCTCGGCCTGTCCTACGACGAGCGCTTTGGCCACAGCGTGCTGGGTCTGGGCGAGGACGTGATCTCGGTGAACAGCTTCTCCAAATACTTCGGCATGACCGGCTGGCGCCTGGGCTGGCTGGTGCTGCCGCCGGCGCTAGTGGCGCCGATCGAGAAGCTGACCCAGAACCTCTTCATCTGCGCCTCCGCGGTGGCCCAACATGCGGCGCTGGCCTGCTTCGAGGCCGACGCGATGGCCGAGTACGAGCGCCGCCGTGCCGAGTTCCGCGCGCGCCGCGATCTGGTGGTGCCGGCGCTCGAGGCCATGGGCCTGCCGGTGCCGGTGCTGCCCGACGGCGCCTTCTACGCCTGGGCCGATGTCTCGGCCTATTCGGACAGCAGCTGGGATTTCTGCTTCGAGCTGATGCACGCATGCCATGTGGCGCTGACGCCCGGGCGCGATTTCGGCCCGGCCTTTGGCGAGCGCTATATGCGGCTCTCGTTTGCCAGCAGCCAGGACGACCTGCGCGAGGCCTTGCAGCGCATCCGCGCCTATCTGCAGGCACGCGCATGA
- a CDS encoding putative DNA-binding domain-containing protein: MSAAEIERQRQLVQAVFGGTAEGPWRAPAGVQGGAARGLLAYRLNAAALAERALATVFAQLREAMGASEFAAMAWAFWRWRPPRLGDMGEWGADLHEFLAGQPEMEPAWLDLSRLEWALHAAERAADASLDADSLLRLGEPSPGLLRLRMRPGLRLLPADSQGQVLLVWRQGWRARAEPLPAAQALLMAQLLAGVDLQSALDACLAAHPDFDFTAWLHEALLQQQLWRVEPIGEPT; the protein is encoded by the coding sequence ATGAGCGCGGCCGAGATCGAGCGCCAGCGCCAGCTGGTCCAGGCCGTGTTTGGCGGCACTGCCGAGGGGCCCTGGCGCGCACCGGCCGGCGTGCAGGGCGGGGCGGCACGCGGTCTGCTGGCCTACCGCCTGAATGCGGCGGCGCTCGCCGAGCGCGCCCTGGCCACGGTGTTCGCCCAGTTGCGCGAGGCCATGGGCGCGAGCGAGTTTGCTGCCATGGCCTGGGCCTTCTGGCGCTGGCGGCCGCCGCGGCTTGGCGACATGGGCGAATGGGGCGCCGATCTGCATGAATTCCTGGCCGGCCAGCCCGAGATGGAGCCCGCCTGGCTGGATCTGAGCCGGCTGGAATGGGCACTGCACGCGGCCGAGCGTGCGGCCGACGCCAGCCTGGATGCCGACAGCCTGCTGCGGCTCGGCGAACCCTCGCCCGGCCTGTTGCGGCTGCGCATGCGGCCGGGCCTGCGGCTGCTGCCGGCCGACAGCCAGGGTCAGGTCTTGCTGGTGTGGCGCCAGGGCTGGCGCGCCCGGGCCGAGCCGCTGCCCGCGGCCCAGGCCCTGTTGATGGCGCAGCTGCTGGCCGGCGTCGATCTGCAATCCGCGCTGGATGCCTGCCTGGCGGCGCATCCGGACTTCGACTTCACGGCCTGGCTGCATGAGGCCTTGCTGCAGCAACAGCTGTGGCGCGTGGAACCCATAGGTGAACCGACATGA
- a CDS encoding recombinase family protein: MNFDSKAAGTGAGSRLNRQEQQSRSVSPPSLLIPMSTVAISYARFSSAPQAQGASLSRQVERAREYAEANSLVLDPTLCFEDPGVSAWDQSNLEKGALGGFLRAVDEGKVPKGATLIVESFDRLSRATPLDALPVFLRIIGAGLNLAILTNPPQLFSRATLKESG, encoded by the coding sequence GTGAACTTCGATTCAAAAGCCGCGGGCACTGGAGCCGGGAGTCGATTGAATAGGCAGGAACAGCAATCCAGAAGCGTCAGCCCCCCTTCGTTATTGATTCCCATGTCTACGGTCGCAATTTCCTATGCTCGTTTCAGCTCGGCGCCACAGGCGCAGGGTGCAAGTTTATCCCGTCAAGTCGAGCGGGCCCGCGAATACGCTGAGGCGAACAGCCTCGTCCTTGATCCCACGCTCTGCTTCGAGGACCCGGGCGTCTCCGCTTGGGATCAGAGCAACCTTGAAAAGGGGGCGCTCGGCGGCTTCCTTAGGGCTGTGGATGAGGGCAAGGTACCCAAGGGAGCGACGCTCATCGTGGAGAGCTTTGACCGACTCTCGCGTGCAACACCGCTTGATGCGCTGCCGGTCTTCCTGAGGATCATTGGCGCCGGTCTGAACCTCGCAATTCTGACCAACCCGCCGCAGTTGTTCTCGCGAGCTACCCTAAAAGAGAGCGGGTAA
- the ybgC gene encoding tol-pal system-associated acyl-CoA thioesterase encodes MTQAGEAFEFALRVYWEDTDAGGVVFYANYLKFFERARTEWLRALGFEQERLRTELGALFVVGATNVRYLSPARLDDQLRVTVKPIKLGRVSMDLAQQAWRGQTLLAESEIRIGCVGAADFKPTRIPAAILQAIAVPAP; translated from the coding sequence ATGACGCAGGCAGGCGAAGCGTTCGAGTTCGCGCTGCGGGTCTACTGGGAAGACACCGACGCCGGCGGCGTGGTGTTCTATGCCAACTACCTGAAGTTCTTCGAACGCGCCCGCACCGAATGGCTGCGCGCCCTGGGCTTCGAGCAGGAGCGCCTGCGCACCGAGCTGGGCGCGCTGTTCGTGGTGGGCGCCACCAACGTGCGCTACCTCAGCCCGGCACGTCTGGACGATCAGTTGCGCGTCACCGTGAAGCCGATCAAGCTCGGCCGTGTCAGCATGGACCTGGCCCAGCAGGCCTGGCGTGGCCAGACGCTGCTGGCCGAGAGCGAGATCCGCATCGGCTGCGTGGGCGCGGCCGATTTCAAACCCACCCGCATTCCCGCTGCCATCCTGCAGGCCATCGCCGTGCCTGCGCCCTGA
- the ribBA gene encoding bifunctional 3,4-dihydroxy-2-butanone-4-phosphate synthase/GTP cyclohydrolase II — translation MPISPIPELVAELAAGRMVILVDEEDRENEGDLVLAAEHVTPEAINFMAKYGRGLICLTLTRERCERLQLPPMATRNGTKHGTAFTVSIEAATGVTTGISAADRARTVQAAVARGAEARDLVQPGHIFPLQAQDGGVLMRAGHTEAGCDLSQMAGLTPAAVICEIMKDDGTMARLPDLEIFAKEHGLKIGTIADLIEYRSRNESLVQRVTTRSMRTPQGNFDCQVFRDRTGALHLALTLGSWQPGEEVTVRVHEPFSALDLLDIGPCSHSWPLPQALAQIQAEGRGAALLLNAGEDTEALLGRLQPEAAAPAASSMDLRTYGVGAQILRELGVHKMKLLGSPRRMPSMTGYGLEVTGFVAAGNAS, via the coding sequence ATGCCGATATCCCCTATCCCCGAGCTGGTGGCCGAACTGGCGGCCGGCCGCATGGTCATCCTGGTTGACGAAGAAGACCGCGAAAACGAGGGCGACCTCGTGCTCGCGGCCGAGCATGTCACGCCCGAGGCCATCAACTTCATGGCCAAGTACGGCCGCGGCCTGATCTGCCTGACGCTCACGCGCGAGCGCTGCGAGCGCCTGCAGCTGCCGCCCATGGCCACGCGCAACGGCACCAAGCATGGCACCGCCTTCACAGTCTCCATCGAGGCTGCCACCGGCGTCACCACCGGCATCTCGGCGGCCGACCGCGCCCGCACCGTGCAGGCCGCGGTGGCGCGTGGCGCCGAGGCCCGCGACCTGGTGCAGCCCGGCCATATCTTCCCGCTGCAGGCCCAGGACGGCGGCGTGCTGATGCGCGCCGGCCATACCGAGGCGGGTTGCGATCTGTCGCAGATGGCCGGGCTCACGCCCGCCGCGGTGATTTGCGAGATCATGAAGGACGACGGCACCATGGCGCGCCTGCCGGACCTGGAGATCTTCGCCAAGGAGCATGGTCTCAAGATCGGCACCATCGCCGACCTGATCGAATACCGCAGCCGCAACGAATCGCTGGTGCAGCGCGTCACCACGCGCAGCATGCGCACGCCGCAGGGCAACTTCGACTGCCAGGTGTTCCGCGACCGCACCGGCGCCCTGCATCTGGCCCTCACGCTGGGCAGCTGGCAGCCCGGCGAGGAAGTCACCGTGCGCGTGCACGAGCCCTTCTCGGCCCTGGACCTGCTGGACATCGGCCCCTGCAGCCATTCCTGGCCCCTGCCCCAGGCACTCGCGCAGATCCAGGCCGAAGGCCGCGGTGCCGCGCTGCTGCTCAACGCCGGCGAGGACACCGAGGCCCTGCTGGGCCGCCTGCAGCCCGAGGCCGCCGCACCTGCGGCCAGCAGCATGGACCTGCGCACCTATGGCGTGGGCGCGCAGATCCTGCGCGAGCTGGGCGTGCACAAGATGAAGCTGCTGGGCAGCCCGCGCCGCATGCCCAGCATGACGGGCTATGGTCTCGAGGTCACCGGCTTTGTGGCCGCTGGCAACGCAAGCTGA
- the nusB gene encoding transcription antitermination factor NusB, producing the protein MSENENKKPAAKPAAKRAPAKSARRRARELALQGLYQWLLTGEDAGSVDAHTREQDGFAKSDTAHFDALLHGCILEAADLDAVLSRHVDRKTTELSPIEHAVLMIGAYELKHCMDVPYKVAVNEAVELAKSFGGTDGHKYVNAVLDRAAVDLRPREVDAARKRS; encoded by the coding sequence GTGAGCGAGAACGAAAACAAGAAGCCCGCGGCCAAGCCAGCGGCCAAACGTGCGCCCGCCAAATCGGCGCGCCGGCGTGCCCGCGAGCTGGCCCTGCAAGGCCTCTACCAATGGCTGCTCACCGGTGAGGACGCCGGCTCGGTCGATGCTCACACGCGCGAACAGGACGGCTTTGCCAAGAGCGACACGGCGCATTTCGACGCCCTGCTGCATGGCTGCATCCTCGAAGCCGCCGACCTCGACGCGGTGCTCTCGCGCCATGTGGACCGCAAGACCACCGAACTCTCGCCCATCGAGCATGCGGTGCTGATGATCGGCGCCTACGAGCTCAAGCATTGCATGGACGTGCCCTACAAGGTGGCGGTGAACGAGGCGGTGGAACTGGCCAAGTCCTTCGGCGGCACCGACGGCCACAAGTATGTGAACGCCGTGCTGGACCGTGCCGCCGTCGACCTGCGCCCGCGCGAGGTCGACGCCGCCCGCAAGCGCTCCTGA
- a CDS encoding DoxX family protein → MKLNALMKNAAWLSLTDAGVDDAARLPAWLRALLKQAQALVLLGARLYVAQVFWLSGLTKIRDWGTTLALFQDEYHVPLLPPELAAYLGTGGELCLPVLLVLGLGGRFAALGLSVMNVMAVLSLEEIAPAALAGHQLWGALLIGLALWGPGRWSLDAWMARRR, encoded by the coding sequence ATGAAACTCAATGCCTTGATGAAGAACGCGGCCTGGCTGAGCCTGACCGACGCCGGCGTGGACGACGCCGCCCGCCTGCCCGCCTGGTTGCGGGCCCTGCTGAAACAGGCCCAGGCGCTGGTGCTGCTGGGCGCCAGGCTGTATGTGGCCCAGGTGTTTTGGCTCTCGGGCCTGACCAAGATCCGCGACTGGGGCACCACGCTGGCGCTGTTCCAGGACGAATACCATGTGCCCCTGCTGCCGCCCGAGCTGGCCGCCTACCTGGGCACCGGCGGTGAGCTGTGCCTGCCGGTGCTGCTGGTGCTGGGCCTGGGCGGCCGCTTCGCGGCCCTGGGCCTGAGCGTGATGAATGTGATGGCGGTGCTGAGCCTGGAGGAGATCGCACCGGCCGCCCTGGCCGGCCACCAGCTCTGGGGCGCGCTGCTGATCGGGCTGGCGCTGTGGGGGCCGGGGCGCTGGTCGCTGGACGCCTGGATGGCGCGGCGGCGCTGA
- a CDS encoding DUF692 domain-containing protein, with product MKHLGIGWRQPHYAQLLEERPALGFIEVHSENFFAAGGASRQLLRDARASYALSLHGVGLALGSACGLDAWHLERLAELVADVQPLRVSDHASFARVQLSGEVSHGNDLLPIAFNDDSLALMLRHVDQVQQRLGRQLLVENLSAYLGWQGDTLAEPEFFNELTRRSGCGLLLDVNNLVVNALNEGDSEAQAAARASAWVDAISPGTVGEIHLAGYARTPDLVIDDHGSRVHAPVWQVYRHALQRLGPLPSLIEWDTDVPALAVLLDEAAMAQACMAELTPVEA from the coding sequence ATGAAGCATCTGGGCATAGGCTGGCGACAGCCGCATTACGCGCAACTGCTGGAAGAGCGGCCGGCGCTGGGGTTCATCGAGGTGCACTCGGAGAACTTCTTCGCCGCCGGCGGCGCCAGCCGCCAGTTGCTGCGCGATGCGCGCGCCAGCTATGCGCTGAGCCTGCATGGCGTGGGCCTGGCGCTGGGTTCGGCCTGCGGGCTGGATGCCTGGCATCTGGAGCGCCTGGCCGAGCTGGTGGCGGACGTGCAGCCCCTGCGGGTGTCCGACCACGCCAGCTTTGCCCGCGTGCAGCTGAGTGGCGAGGTGTCGCATGGCAACGACCTGCTGCCGATTGCCTTCAACGATGACAGCCTGGCGCTGATGCTGCGCCATGTGGACCAGGTGCAGCAGCGCCTGGGCCGGCAGCTGCTGGTGGAGAACCTCAGCGCCTACCTGGGCTGGCAGGGCGACACCCTGGCCGAACCCGAGTTCTTCAACGAGCTGACGCGGCGCAGCGGCTGCGGCCTGCTGCTGGACGTCAACAACCTGGTGGTGAATGCGCTCAACGAGGGCGACTCGGAGGCGCAAGCGGCCGCGCGTGCCTCGGCCTGGGTGGATGCGATCAGCCCCGGCACGGTGGGCGAGATCCACCTGGCCGGCTATGCGCGCACACCGGACCTGGTGATCGACGACCATGGCAGCCGCGTGCATGCACCCGTCTGGCAGGTCTATCGCCATGCGCTGCAGCGCCTCGGGCCGCTGCCCAGCCTGATCGAGTGGGACACCGATGTGCCCGCGCTGGCCGTGCTGCTGGACGAGGCCGCCATGGCCCAGGCCTGCATGGCCGAGCTGACACCGGTGGAGGCCTGA